A single Neospora caninum Liverpool complete genome, chromosome VIIb DNA region contains:
- a CDS encoding Glucose-6-phosphate isomerase,related yields MTAETLQLLVALANERQVPAMVKRMFSGEKINETENRAVLHVALRMPEGSQPIIVDGKNVLDEVHAVLRRIHVFSEKVRSGEIRGHTGKKLVNVVSIGIGGSYLGTEFVHLALAAEGHAAEKAHGRQVHFLANVDPVDVWLAERNLDPEETLVVVISKTFTTAETMMNARSVREWYLNHYKGDERALGAHFCAVSTNLEGTSKFGIHSDRVFGFWDWVGGRYSVTSAVGILPLALHYGYDVAKEFLKGAHAMDVHFKTAEMLDNLPMLMALVSVWNSTFCGYSNVAVLPYAQALLRFPAHIQQLTMESNGKRVTMDGKTLNFDVGEVFFGEPGTNGQHSFYQLIHQGRVIPAEFVGFCKSQRPIKLKEEPVSNHDELMSNFFAQPDALAFGKTPEQLRKEGIPENLIPHKTFPGDRPSCMLLFPEISPFHIGQLLALYEHRVAVEGWIWGINSFDQWGVELGKVLAKGVRGILQKRREGKQ; encoded by the exons ATGACTGCGGAAACTCTCCAGCTGCTTGTGGCCCTTGCCAATGAGCGACAG GTGCCGGCTATGGTGAAGCGCATGTTCTCGGGCGAGAAGATcaacgagacggagaaccGCGCAGTGCTTCACGTGGCTCTTCGCATGCCGGAAGGCAGCCAGCCGATCATCGTCGATGGGAAAAACGTTTTGGACGAAGTGCACGCCGTGTTGAGGCGCATTCACGTCTTTTCCGAGAAAGTCCGCAGCG GCGAAATCCGAGGCCACACCGGCAAGAAGCTTGTCAACGTCGTCTCCATTGGCATTGGTGGGAGTTACCTGGGAACGGAGTTTGTCCACCTCGCCCTTGCCGCGGAGGGCCACGCCGCCGAGAAGGCCCATGGCCGTCAGGTTCA CTTCTTGGCGAATGTGGACCCTGTCGACGTGTGGCTTGCCGAGAGAAATCTCGACCCTGAAGAGACGCTCGTAGTCGTCATCAGCAAGACCTTCACGACTGCGGAGACGATGATGAATGCCCGATCCGTCAGGGAGTGGTACCTGAACCACTACAAGGGCGACGAGCGAGCGCTCG GCGCACATTTCTGTGCTGTGAGCACCAACCTCGAGGGAACGAGCAAATTCGGAATCCATTCAGACCGTGTGTTTGGTTTCTGGGACTGGGTG GGCGGCAGGTACTCCGTCACCTCGGCGGTTGGTattctcccgctcgcgcttcacTACGGCTACGATGTCGCGAAGGAGTTTTTGAAG GGGGCTCACGCGATGGACGTTCACTTCAAGACAGCCGAGATGCTGGACAATCTGCCGATGCTCATGGCCCTCGTCAGCGTGTGGAACAGCACTTTCTGCGGCTACTCGAACGTCGCCGTTCTGCCCTACGCACAAGCTCTTCTTCGGTTCCCTGCGCACATCCAGCAACTCACCATGGAGAGCAATG GTAAGCGCGTGACGATGGACGGAAAGACCCTCAACTTCGATGTTGGCGAAGTTTTCTTCGGCGAGCCAGGCACGAACGGCCAGCACAG CTTTTACCAGCTAATTCACCAAGGCCGTGTCATTCCAGCAGAGTTCGTTGGATTCTGCAAGTCTCAGAGGCCGATCAAACTGAAG GAAGAGCCGGTGAGCAACCACGATGAACTCATGTCCAACTTCTTCGCGCAACCGGACGCGCTGGCCTTTGGTAAAACACCGGAGCAACTCCGCAAAGAAGGCATCCCGGAGAACCTCATTCCCCACAAAACCTTCCCAGGCGACCGTCCCTCGTGCAT gcttctcttccctgaAATCTCGCCTTTCCATATTGGCCAGCTGCTGGCGCTGTACGAACAccgcgtcgctgtcgagGGCTGGATCTGGGGGATCAACTCCTTCGACCAGTGGGG GGTTGAACTCGGGAAGGTGCTTGCGAAGGGTGTTCGCGGCATCCTTCAGAAGCGCCGCGAAGGCAAGCAGTAA
- a CDS encoding Glucose-6-phosphate isomerase,related has translation MEGPHARTCAEGESGRPLCADALRTPELTAPVPQPEGCCARQARLRLPGCISRSAGPAAEKGFASPFKCFTDMYSGFAGVSSTCGTPQDGRSPSTVSGASTWRSLSSCEEDENDETSHAGTASTLSLGTASEPCASPASGFSVEPGDGRGALSWLESVSAGDQGAGSSPSTRCPSEDRDWSWKPSAFYEFVADISTHFVLLEKLGEGSQGVVYRSQRLNPANPLANASEDGDAEVCLKFFLEEALPLPIVERLCRLRVPHVVRHRRAIHDCRGQWIVMDLARGPELLALIRQKHRESPERSWRRCGTGACKDRLCACVEQSIAGALDEAACSRYLRQMLTALAGLHAEGLIHGDVKAENFILAEPLCGHGGRGETPGLPPVLLSDLGSAVPVEAAQASRERRKAPAGAGTPMYMAPELFTKSGYDGKVDVWAAGVVFALLLTGCTPFGNTDVLSFLWQRYSSQQKSGCGFKRTAHSARTPRSGAVLVTRCPRENECFPDAADCVAPVHTMNSVTLDCMAVLASDIESAADLAPLLDPLIDAELSSGETWRNVSGEAKRVVRSLLRVDPRERPSAAHALADPWLTQLETGGEARGFQQGASRN, from the exons ATGGAGGGGCCTCACGCACGGACCTGTGCGGAAGGGGAATCTGGAAGGCCGCTTTGCGCGGACGCGCTGAGGACTCCAGAGCTGACAGCTCCGGTGCCTCAACCCGAAGGCTGCTGCGCCCGACaagcgcgtctccgcctccccgGCTGCATCTCCCGGTCGGCGGGTCCAGCGGCCGAGAAaggcttcgcctcgccgttcaAATGCTTCACGGACATGTACTCGGGATTTGCAGGCGTCTCGTCCACGTGCGGAACGCCTCAAGACGGCCGGAGTCCGTCAACCGTCAGTGGAGCCAGCACGTGGCGCAGCTTGTCGAGTtgtgaggaagacgagaatgATGAGACATCCCACGCGGGAACCGCGTCGACTCTGTCCCTTGGAACCGCCTCGGAGCCGTGCGCGTCGCCAGCTTCTGGATTCAGCGTGGAGCCTGGCGACGGCCGAGGGGCGCTCTCGTGGCTCGAGTCGGTCTCCGCAGGTGACCAAGGCGCTGGGAGCTCCCCCAGCACGCGTTGCCCCAGTGAAGACCGCGACTGGTCGTGGAAACCAAGTGCCTTCTACGAGTTCGTCGCCGACATCAGCACCCacttcgttcttctcgagAAGCTCGGCGAGGGCAGTCAGGGCGTCGTGTACCGTTCTCAGCGCCTGAACCCGGCGAATCCGCTCGCGAACGCCtcagaggacggagacgcggaagtcTGTCTGAAGTTCTTCCTAGAAGAGGCGTTGCCGCTGCCGATCGTCGAGCGGCTCTGCCGGCTTCGCGTGCCGCACGTCGTTCGCCACCGCCGAGCCATTCACGACTGTCGTGGGCAGTGGATCGTGATGGATTTGGCGCGAGGCCCCGAACTCCTTGCCTTGATCAGGCAGAAGCACCGGGAGAGTCcggagagaagctggagacggTGCGGAACAGGCGCGTGCAAGGACAGGCTGTGCGCGTGCGTCGAGCAGTCCATCGCCGGCGCGCTCGACGAAGCAGCGTGCAGTCGATACCTGCGTCAGATGCTGACGGCGCTTGCAGGGCTGCACGCGGAGGGGCTCATCCACGGCGACGTGAAAGCGGAAAACTTCATTTTGGCGGAACCCCTGTGTGGCCATGGCGGCCGCGGGGAAACCCCGGGTTTGCCCCCAGTCCTCTTGAGTGATTTGGGAAGTGCAGTTCCTGTGGAAGCTGCGCAGGCTTCCCGGGAACGCCGCAAGGCCCCCGCGGGAGCCGGCACGCCAATGTACAT GGCCCCAGAGCTGTTCACGAAATCCGGCTACGACGGGAAAGTGGACGTCTGGGCGGCGGGAGTCGTCTTTGCCCTCCTCCTTACCGGGTGCACGCCGTTTGGGAATACAGACGTCCTGAGCTTCCTTTGGCAGCGCTACTCGAGTCAGCAAAAAAGCGGCTGCGGGTTCAAAAGAACTGCCCACAGCGCCCGGACTCCACGCTCCGGGGCAGTGCTGGTAACGCGATGTCCCCGCGAAAACGAATGTTTCCCGGATGCTGCCGACTGTGTGGCGCCGGTGCACACGATGAACTCTGTGACGCTCGACTGCATGGCGGTATTGGCCAGCGACATCGAAAGCGCTGCAGATCTCGCTCCACTGCTCGATCCGCTGATTGATGCGGAACTcagcagcggcgagacgtGGCGAAATGTCTccggcgaggcgaaacgcgtcgTTCGCAGCCTGCTTCGGGTGGATCCTCGCGAGAGGCCTTCCGCGGCACACGCTCTCGCAGACCCATGGCTGACGCAGctggagacaggcggcgaggcgcgcggaTTCCAGCAGGGCGCTTCGAGAAACTAA